The Musa acuminata AAA Group cultivar baxijiao chromosome BXJ1-3, Cavendish_Baxijiao_AAA, whole genome shotgun sequence genome window below encodes:
- the LOC103979172 gene encoding NAC domain-containing protein 35-like — protein sequence MAIAAAMSGDDGSDGHEHDLVMPGFRFHPTEEELIEFYLRRKVEGKRFNVELITFLDLYRYDPWELPEFATIGEKEWYFYVPRDRKYRNGDRPNRVTTSGYWKATGADRMIKAENHRSIGLKKTLVFYSGKAPKGIRTSWIMNEYRLPHSETDQHQKTEISLCRVHKRVGVEDHCQIPATLASKPSSSRGTGIDKRHTPRRQPPGFEASGVGSSLTSAMEKVPKVQGASTTHNLASPILSTVYGSTASMPSLSSTTSMEEDSTSLHHAKNTSIALIPACSLLASANSSVSAPGIEELNRFVGYTQSFMEQQPNQLLPMPPQPQLNQLPMSLPMISEKLWEWWNPLCEAGKDYTSFK from the exons ATGGCAATTGCAGCAGCCATGAGCGGGGACGACGGCAGCGACGGGCACGAGCATGACCTGGTGATGCCCGGGTTCCGCTTCCATCCCACCGAGGAGGAGCTGATCGAGTTCTACCTCCGCCGCAAGGTCGAGGGGAAGCGGTTCAACGTGGAGCTCATAACCTTCCTCGATCTCTACCGCTACGACCCATGGGAGCTTCCCG AATTCGCGACGATCGGAGAGAAGGAGTGGTACTTCTACGTTCCGAGAGATCGCAAGTATCGGAACGGGGATCGACCCAACCGCGTGACCACGTCGGGATACTGGAAGGCGACGGGCGCCGACCGGATGATCAAAGCGGAGAACCACCGATCCATCGGGTTGAAGAAGACCCTCGTCTTCTACTCCGGGAAGGCTCCTAAAGGCATCAGAACCAGCTGGATCATGAACGAGTACCGCCTGCCACACAGCGAGACCGACCAACACCAAAAG ACTGAGATCTCACTCTGTCGAGTGCACAAACGAGTTGGAGTAGAAGATCACTGCCAAATCCCTGCAACACTTGCTTCCAAGCCATCGTCCTCTCGCGGAACCGGAATCGACAAAAGACACACCCCCCGCCGGCAACCGCCAGGCTTCGAAGCCTCCGGAGTTGGATCTTCACTGACATCAGCCATGGAGAAGGTGCCAAAAGTGCAGGGTGCGAGCACGACCCACAACTTGGCGTCCCCCATTCTCTCTACTGTGTATGGCTCGACGGCGTCGATGCCTTCTCTGAGCTCGACCACATCGATGGAAGAAGACAGCACTTCGCTTCACCATGCCAAGAACACTAGCATCGCTCTGATCCCCGCATGCTCCCTTCTCGCTTCCGCCAATTCCTCCGTCTCCGCGCCTGGGATCGAGGAGCTCAACAGGTTCGTAGGTTACACCCAAAGCTTCATGGAGCAGCAGCCAAATCAACTCCTCCCGATGCCTCCACAGCCCCAGCTCAACCAGCTGCCCATGTCTTTGCCCATGATCTCAGAGAAGCTATGGGAGTGGTGGAATCCTCTTTGTGAGGCTGGTAAGGACTACACCAGCTTCAAGTGA